The proteins below come from a single Methanobacterium petrolearium genomic window:
- the mch gene encoding methenyltetrahydromethanopterin cyclohydrolase, which translates to MVSVNLEAKKTVDLMIENADDLNIAVHKLENGSTVIDAGVNVTGSFKAGELYTKVCLGGLAEVGISIPGELADSVALPSVKIKTHQPAISTLGSQKAGWSVSVGDFFALGSGPARALALKPEETYEEIGYMDEADLAILTLEADQLPDEAVTDYIAKECKVTPENVYTLVAPTSSLVGSIQIAGRVVENGTYKMLEALHFDVNKVKHAAGIAPIAPVDPDSLKAMGKTNDAVLFGGRTYYFIESETKDDLKALAENLPSSAADGYGKPFYDVFKEANFDFFKIDKGMFAPAEVVINDLTTGELFRAGYVNVELLKKSFGL; encoded by the coding sequence ATGGTAAGTGTCAATTTGGAAGCAAAAAAGACAGTAGACTTAATGATTGAGAATGCAGACGACCTTAATATTGCAGTTCACAAACTTGAAAATGGTTCCACAGTTATAGATGCTGGAGTTAATGTAACTGGAAGTTTCAAAGCTGGAGAATTATACACCAAAGTTTGTTTGGGTGGACTGGCTGAAGTGGGAATTTCCATACCTGGAGAATTAGCAGACAGTGTTGCCCTTCCCTCAGTGAAGATAAAAACTCATCAACCTGCAATATCAACGTTAGGATCCCAGAAAGCAGGATGGTCAGTGAGTGTGGGAGACTTCTTCGCCCTGGGCTCAGGTCCTGCAAGAGCACTAGCACTGAAACCCGAAGAAACCTACGAAGAAATAGGTTACATGGATGAGGCTGATCTAGCCATCCTAACCTTGGAAGCTGACCAGCTCCCTGATGAGGCTGTAACTGATTACATTGCTAAGGAGTGTAAAGTCACCCCTGAGAATGTTTACACTCTGGTTGCACCCACATCATCCTTGGTTGGTTCCATTCAGATAGCTGGAAGAGTTGTGGAAAACGGAACTTACAAAATGCTGGAAGCCCTGCACTTCGATGTTAATAAGGTTAAACATGCAGCAGGCATAGCACCTATAGCTCCAGTGGATCCAGACAGCCTGAAAGCAATGGGAAAAACCAACGATGCAGTTTTATTCGGTGGTCGAACCTACTACTTCATTGAATCAGAAACTAAGGATGACTTGAAAGCACTGGCAGAGAATTTACCATCATCTGCTGCAGATGGATATGGAAAGCCTTTTTATGATGTGTTCAAAGAAGCCAACTTCGACTTCTTCAAAATAGACAAAGGCATGTTTGCCCCTGCAGAAGTGGTAATAAACGATTTAACCACCGGGGAACTCTTCCGTGCAGGATACGTTAATGTTGAACTTTTAAAGAAATCCTTTGGATTGTAG
- a CDS encoding thymidylate synthase, with the protein MAILIKKPTIKLGWEELVKKVMKEGSEIKDERGSLTLELRNTIVSMDNPLKLDIPPGYFWSGEKLEIYAKQFLSDDKKGFIYTYGNRLRKHFQGIDQIGEAIRRLKNCSESRRAISVTWDPPTDTKEDEVPCMILVDFKIRDGQLHTTGLWRSHDIYGAWFPNAVGLTHLSQYVAKEVGVEVGTLTIHSISAHIYQVNFEEALGINPIENLFYNKRK; encoded by the coding sequence ATGGCTATCCTGATCAAAAAACCCACCATTAAGTTGGGGTGGGAAGAACTGGTAAAAAAAGTTATGAAGGAAGGTTCTGAAATAAAGGATGAAAGGGGCTCATTAACCCTTGAGCTTCGCAATACAATTGTTTCGATGGATAATCCCCTCAAACTGGATATTCCGCCTGGTTACTTCTGGAGTGGTGAGAAACTTGAAATTTATGCCAAACAATTCTTAAGTGATGATAAAAAGGGTTTCATCTACACCTACGGTAACCGGCTACGAAAACATTTCCAGGGCATAGATCAGATAGGTGAAGCAATCAGACGTCTTAAAAATTGTAGCGAATCCAGAAGAGCCATATCTGTAACATGGGATCCTCCCACCGACACTAAAGAGGATGAAGTCCCTTGCATGATACTGGTGGATTTCAAGATCAGAGATGGCCAGTTACACACCACCGGCCTCTGGAGATCCCATGACATTTATGGGGCATGGTTCCCCAATGCAGTTGGTCTCACCCACCTTTCCCAGTACGTTGCCAAGGAAGTAGGAGTTGAAGTGGGCACCTTAACTATACACTCCATCAGCGCCCACATATATCAGGTGAACTTTGAGGAAGCCCTGGGTATAAATCCCATTGAAAATCTTTTCTATAACAAAAGAAAATAA
- a CDS encoding methionine synthase, whose amino-acid sequence MLTTVVGSYPSPPQEPASLGSKISALLGSFDPYKQAVEFAVQEQIVAGIDIISTGQVRGDMIEIFSRDITGMEWEEGTSKIKGKILPLNYSIGAEDLKIALKTAHALSDNFKAGAGVIANGKITADVKGVKGIITGPTTLVLSSRLEGFYTMDDRDKAIVDMAYALNKEAKYLEGVGAAIIQFDEPFLSTGMADIPTALKAIKIACDGLKVPVSMHVCGDVTQIFGKLMKFPVDMVDCEFAGIKRNFEVLENTDLKKIIGFGCVDTKTEKVESPKEIHELIKKGAKIVGVENMMIDPDCGMRMLPEKVAYQKLKNMTEALKWLS is encoded by the coding sequence ATGTTAACCACGGTAGTTGGAAGCTATCCTTCCCCACCCCAAGAGCCAGCATCACTGGGTTCTAAAATTTCTGCTCTTTTAGGCAGTTTTGACCCTTACAAACAGGCAGTAGAGTTTGCAGTTCAGGAACAGATAGTTGCAGGTATTGATATAATATCCACAGGCCAGGTACGTGGAGATATGATTGAGATATTCTCCCGGGATATAACTGGAATGGAATGGGAAGAGGGCACCTCCAAAATTAAGGGAAAAATACTACCCCTTAACTATTCTATTGGAGCCGAAGATCTGAAAATCGCCCTTAAAACTGCACACGCACTTTCGGATAATTTCAAAGCAGGTGCCGGTGTCATTGCCAATGGAAAAATCACTGCAGATGTTAAGGGAGTTAAAGGAATCATCACCGGCCCAACAACCCTCGTTTTATCATCACGTCTTGAAGGATTTTATACCATGGATGACAGGGATAAAGCCATCGTTGACATGGCATACGCTCTTAACAAGGAAGCCAAATACTTGGAAGGAGTAGGAGCAGCCATAATTCAGTTCGACGAACCTTTTCTTTCTACAGGAATGGCAGACATCCCAACAGCCCTTAAAGCCATAAAAATCGCATGTGATGGTTTAAAAGTTCCGGTGTCCATGCATGTATGTGGGGATGTGACCCAAATTTTTGGAAAACTAATGAAATTTCCTGTAGATATGGTGGACTGTGAATTTGCAGGGATAAAGAGGAATTTTGAAGTCTTAGAAAACACAGACCTTAAAAAGATCATTGGTTTTGGATGTGTGGACACCAAAACTGAGAAGGTGGAAAGTCCGAAGGAAATTCACGAACTCATCAAAAAAGGAGCAAAAATTGTTGGAGTAGAAAACATGATGATTGACCCGGACTGTGGAATGCGCATGCTACCTGAAAAAGTGGCTTATCAAAAACTAAAGAATATGACGGAGGCACTAAAATGGCTATCCTGA
- a CDS encoding pyridoxamine 5'-phosphate oxidase family protein, which produces MEFADCVKFANENPVAWLATVDGDQPRVRGMGLWYADETGFYFQAATMKDLVRQLQENGKVEFAFYRPDEMVGTMLRVSGEVEFINDLEVKKRVLTDRPFLKEFGLTAEGPELVVFRISEGEAHFWDWESNVKPKEIIKF; this is translated from the coding sequence ATGGAATTTGCAGATTGTGTTAAATTCGCCAATGAAAATCCAGTGGCCTGGTTGGCAACTGTTGATGGGGATCAACCCCGTGTAAGGGGTATGGGATTGTGGTATGCAGATGAAACCGGTTTTTACTTCCAGGCAGCAACCATGAAGGATCTGGTCCGGCAACTTCAGGAGAATGGTAAAGTGGAGTTTGCATTCTACCGGCCTGATGAGATGGTGGGAACCATGTTAAGGGTTTCTGGTGAGGTTGAATTTATCAATGATCTGGAAGTTAAAAAACGGGTTTTAACTGACCGACCATTCCTAAAAGAGTTCGGGTTAACTGCTGAAGGTCCAGAACTGGTGGTGTTCAGAATATCAGAGGGTGAAGCTCACTTCTGGGATTGGGAAAGTAATGTAAAGCCTAAAGAAATAATAAAATTTTAA
- a CDS encoding DUF1894 domain-containing protein, with product MFCLETYLRMSEDYQIHMTRSGFKDCARFIEENAVEVVHVKPGEKIVGARIIGIPPVPIGINDEKGTIMLPYTKPCYGTATVEIPVPKDEIEKIRAVGID from the coding sequence ATGTTTTGTCTTGAAACTTATCTTCGTATGTCTGAAGACTACCAGATACACATGACCCGTTCAGGGTTCAAGGACTGTGCTCGTTTCATAGAAGAGAACGCCGTGGAAGTGGTTCATGTTAAACCTGGAGAAAAAATAGTGGGAGCCCGAATAATTGGAATACCCCCAGTACCAATCGGAATAAACGATGAAAAAGGCACTATAATGTTACCATACACCAAACCCTGTTACGGAACAGCAACCGTTGAGATACCTGTTCCTAAAGATGAAATAGAGAAAATAAGGGCTGTTGGTATAGATTAA
- a CDS encoding DUF1890 domain-containing protein, translating into MKKAIILLACPESPSQTPLAIYATNKLTRMGYEVTLASTPSAKKLLEVSDPEKHYLKNKIDIETCLDGLKEGDYDLLLGFVPKDAAVSYFVTFYHILNTKSLALVFARDQEKLDYFVNTVRENTEAEIASARAYHNPTPLRVRLDRALKKFDNKTLPEDANSDSEGEGS; encoded by the coding sequence ATGAAAAAAGCTATAATATTATTGGCATGCCCTGAATCACCATCTCAAACTCCTCTGGCAATTTATGCCACCAATAAATTAACTCGAATGGGATATGAGGTTACATTGGCCAGCACACCATCAGCCAAAAAACTACTGGAAGTATCAGACCCTGAAAAACATTATCTAAAAAACAAGATAGACATAGAAACCTGTCTTGATGGCCTAAAAGAGGGAGATTATGATCTTCTTTTAGGATTCGTTCCCAAAGATGCCGCAGTTAGTTATTTTGTAACATTTTATCACATCCTCAATACTAAAAGCTTGGCCCTGGTTTTCGCCCGCGATCAGGAGAAATTGGACTACTTTGTAAACACAGTCAGAGAAAATACCGAAGCTGAAATAGCATCTGCCCGGGCGTACCACAACCCCACACCATTAAGAGTTCGCCTGGACAGGGCACTGAAGAAATTCGACAATAAAACCCTACCAGAAGATGCTAATAGCGACAGTGAAGGGGAGGGTTCTTAG
- a CDS encoding DUF354 domain-containing protein, with protein sequence MKIWIDIVNAPHARFFQSIIRYLERQGEEVFVTTRRFGDVHRLLDLFKINYQLVGWHGVTLEEKLIRSTQRAYELSQIISREKPDVAVSKHSIELPRVSYGLKIPSVFVLDNEHAIAANKLTLPLCDRIILPKVIKPESLVRCGANPDHLLPYNGTSEITHLVDFQYNPHIFQDLKLDLEKEKTILMRPEPSLASYLDADCHKTVLSPIVEALEDQANILVIPRFREQQQIFESDDNITLINPPVDTFSLMKACDLVIGAGGTMNREAALLGTPVISCYPGTLLSVDAYYIEKGLMKRSTNPEEIVKIAKELLKDDYRVQKLSTDDLFNIIIENIYDAANSR encoded by the coding sequence TTGAAGATATGGATCGACATAGTTAATGCCCCGCATGCAAGGTTTTTCCAGAGTATAATCCGTTACCTGGAGCGTCAGGGTGAAGAAGTTTTCGTAACCACCCGCAGGTTTGGGGACGTTCACCGGCTCCTGGATCTGTTCAAAATTAACTATCAGTTGGTGGGGTGGCATGGAGTTACTCTGGAGGAAAAACTCATTCGCAGCACACAGAGGGCATATGAACTTTCACAGATTATAAGCCGTGAAAAACCGGATGTAGCTGTTTCTAAACATTCTATTGAACTTCCCAGGGTTTCTTATGGTCTTAAAATCCCCAGTGTTTTTGTTCTGGATAATGAACATGCCATAGCTGCGAACAAACTCACGTTACCTCTCTGTGACAGGATCATACTCCCTAAAGTAATCAAACCAGAAAGTTTGGTACGTTGTGGTGCTAATCCAGACCATCTGTTACCTTACAATGGCACATCTGAGATTACTCATCTTGTTGATTTTCAATATAATCCTCACATATTCCAGGACCTTAAATTAGACCTTGAAAAAGAAAAAACCATACTGATGAGGCCTGAACCGTCCCTTGCTTCTTATCTGGATGCTGACTGTCATAAAACTGTACTTTCTCCCATTGTGGAAGCCCTGGAGGATCAGGCCAATATCCTTGTAATACCCAGATTCAGGGAACAGCAGCAGATATTTGAGAGCGATGATAATATAACTCTGATAAATCCTCCTGTGGATACTTTCAGTTTAATGAAGGCCTGTGACCTGGTGATAGGTGCTGGTGGAACCATGAACAGGGAAGCCGCTCTCCTGGGAACTCCAGTAATATCCTGCTATCCTGGAACTCTACTATCAGTGGATGCCTATTACATAGAAAAGGGACTTATGAAACGATCAACAAATCCTGAAGAAATAGTTAAGATAGCTAAAGAGCTTCTCAAGGATGATTACAGGGTTCAAAAACTTTCTACTGATGATTTGTTTAACATCATCATCGAAAACATCTATGATGCAGCTAACAGCCGGTAG
- the hypB gene encoding hydrogenase nickel incorporation protein HypB, whose product MHKIAEVEVQHDIMVANRKLARKNQKMLDNNQVYSVDVVGAIGSGKTTLIEALIDAMDCNIGVIAGDVISKYDAGRFEKHEVPVVGLNTGKECHLDAHLVEHAFHDLPLGDIDLLFIENVGNLICPVDFELGSHMRMVVISVTEGDDTVEKHPLIFKDADLVVINKVDLADAVGADSDKMVNDVKQLNPDVQVIKTSLKTDKGFDEVMKAIEISISEN is encoded by the coding sequence ATGCATAAAATTGCAGAAGTGGAAGTTCAACATGATATAATGGTGGCTAACCGCAAATTAGCCCGGAAAAATCAGAAAATGCTGGATAATAATCAAGTCTATTCCGTTGATGTTGTGGGAGCCATAGGATCCGGAAAAACAACCCTCATCGAGGCATTAATAGATGCTATGGACTGTAATATAGGGGTTATTGCCGGTGATGTCATTAGTAAATACGATGCAGGTAGATTTGAAAAACATGAAGTACCAGTAGTAGGATTGAACACTGGTAAAGAATGTCATTTAGATGCTCATCTAGTGGAACACGCTTTTCATGATTTACCTCTGGGAGATATTGACCTGTTATTCATAGAAAATGTGGGTAACCTTATATGTCCTGTGGACTTTGAACTGGGCAGCCACATGCGTATGGTAGTTATCAGTGTCACTGAAGGAGATGACACCGTGGAGAAACACCCATTAATATTCAAGGATGCTGATCTGGTGGTAATCAACAAGGTCGATCTGGCTGATGCTGTGGGTGCAGATTCAGATAAAATGGTCAATGATGTTAAACAGTTAAACCCCGATGTTCAAGTTATTAAAACAAGTTTGAAAACTGATAAAGGTTTTGATGAAGTAATGAAAGCCATTGAAATTTCTATAAGTGAGAATTGA
- the hypA gene encoding hydrogenase maturation nickel metallochaperone HypA, which yields MHELSMAEAIVETVLDVAEKNDAQEIVEVTIEVGELTMLNPEQVKFLLGVLAEDTLLEGAEIIIEEVPVEIKCRNCEFTGLANTDGSDHYLAIVLCPKCNERNVEILKGRECNVKTIKIEKSDENA from the coding sequence ATGCATGAATTATCCATGGCAGAAGCCATAGTGGAAACAGTACTTGACGTTGCAGAAAAAAATGACGCCCAGGAAATAGTGGAAGTCACAATTGAAGTGGGAGAGCTTACCATGCTCAATCCGGAGCAGGTTAAATTTTTATTGGGTGTTTTAGCTGAGGATACCCTCCTTGAAGGTGCAGAAATCATAATTGAAGAGGTTCCAGTTGAGATCAAATGTCGTAACTGTGAATTTACAGGATTAGCCAATACCGATGGTTCTGACCATTATTTGGCTATTGTTCTATGCCCTAAATGCAATGAAAGGAATGTGGAAATTTTAAAAGGAAGAGAATGTAACGTTAAAACAATTAAAATAGAAAAAAGTGATGAAAATGCATAA
- a CDS encoding ribose-phosphate diphosphokinase, translating to MIIGGSSSQKLAANIAREMGDVLCPLESKKFPDGERYIRIKGDVEDGVVVVQSTGYPQDENLMELFLILKTIHKMGVKKIKTVIPYFGYGRQEKSFNSGEAISAEVVCQLIEQSGASEIYSINLHEASICNLFNVPAHNLSAMPTLANHIRNSVEDPVIVAPDKGALGFADEIANILGCGSDYLEKVRLSPDKVETKPKNLDVEGKDAVIIDDIISTGGTIVNSCGILQEHGARRILVSCVHPVLVEDALLKIFAAGADDVIGTDTLKSEVSSVSVAGLVADTLKKGL from the coding sequence ATGATAATAGGAGGATCTTCTTCCCAGAAACTGGCAGCAAATATTGCCCGAGAAATGGGTGATGTACTATGTCCCCTTGAAAGTAAAAAATTTCCGGATGGAGAACGTTATATTCGAATAAAAGGTGATGTTGAAGATGGGGTGGTAGTGGTACAGTCCACTGGTTATCCTCAAGATGAAAATCTTATGGAACTTTTCTTGATTCTGAAAACAATTCACAAAATGGGTGTCAAAAAAATAAAAACAGTGATCCCCTATTTTGGTTATGGTAGGCAGGAAAAAAGTTTCAATAGTGGAGAAGCCATTTCTGCTGAGGTGGTATGCCAGTTAATTGAACAATCAGGCGCCAGTGAAATATACAGCATAAATCTCCATGAAGCAAGCATTTGTAACCTTTTCAATGTTCCTGCACATAATTTGTCGGCTATGCCCACATTAGCCAATCATATAAGAAATAGTGTTGAAGATCCTGTAATTGTAGCTCCTGATAAGGGCGCTCTAGGCTTTGCCGATGAAATAGCCAATATTTTAGGGTGTGGATCTGATTATCTGGAGAAGGTGCGCCTATCCCCTGATAAAGTGGAAACCAAACCTAAAAATCTGGATGTTGAGGGAAAAGATGCGGTGATCATTGATGATATCATCAGCACCGGAGGTACCATCGTCAATTCCTGTGGTATTCTACAGGAGCACGGAGCCAGAAGGATCCTGGTTAGCTGTGTGCATCCAGTTTTGGTTGAGGATGCTCTTCTGAAGATATTCGCAGCCGGAGCAGATGATGTGATTGGAACTGACACTCTTAAATCAGAAGTCAGCAGTGTTTCAGTGGCTGGTTTAGTGGCTGATACTTTAAAAAAAGGATTGTAA
- a CDS encoding DUF5518 domain-containing protein translates to MTDWTPVIVGIVTTVIIGLVSIIIPFLGVLAPVIGGLVAAYMAGGDYKDGAVNGGISGLFGGAILGTALLGAFTAVIGGLALGSIVGLILGIIGGIIGILIKG, encoded by the coding sequence TTGACTGATTGGACCCCGGTTATTGTTGGTATAGTTACAACTGTAATCATTGGTTTGGTCAGCATAATCATACCATTTTTAGGAGTTTTAGCCCCTGTAATAGGAGGCCTGGTTGCTGCTTACATGGCTGGAGGGGACTACAAGGATGGTGCAGTTAACGGAGGCATTAGTGGGCTTTTTGGTGGTGCGATCTTAGGCACTGCTTTGCTAGGAGCATTCACTGCAGTGATTGGTGGTTTGGCATTAGGATCCATTGTTGGTCTTATACTGGGAATCATTGGAGGAATAATTGGGATATTGATTAAAGGTTAA